One genomic region from Quercus robur chromosome 4, dhQueRobu3.1, whole genome shotgun sequence encodes:
- the LOC126720310 gene encoding serine/threonine-protein kinase-like protein CCR4, whose product MSIPHNFLSNINMGKHQVDPKFVANNSDPGSPTISEERSQSLVDYSFFPSDKSEFGSCSRIWNETNPDDFSVSISTLFPANNSNSDANSDSNETPPRLCHYSNSIVSFFSPARSQTDSSSENYEIIIPNPSITTPSSFSHFFPLPNGQTSLSIPLIFPPTMTETETEESCSESNKTPRAEAQFSCSIVSLFPPARSQTDSSSCENYEIIPTHHSISASPRRTIRTAIFKHLTEFLKPKGNNSLKFSHPKKNSILSAFSAAIDLIDIIHSKQFPLQMLLKATNNFSKDNKIETRSSGSAYRAILSDGREVAVKRKDNDHAFQCELKTLSRLNHSNLIRLLGYCKDRNVRILVYKYMKNGTLYDHLHELKSTPLMSWATRIKVALDAARGIEYLHVYAVPPIIHRNIKSSNILLDDTWTAKVSDFSLSEEAPEDEKSHHWSDDNYPVVGTIGYMDPEYFVLQKLSTKIDVYSFGVVLLEMLSGYKAVHYLENGERRTLVDFVVPYIVRHEIHKVLDPKVAPPTPFEMEALAYVGFLALVCVSLRGQDRPSMTEIVNSLKSALDTCRSEW is encoded by the exons ATGTCAATTCCCCATAATTTTTTGTCCAATATCAATATGGGGAAGCACCAAGTTGATCCAA AATTTGTTGCCAACAACTCAGATCCTGGTAGTCCTACAATCAGTGAAGAAAGAAGTCAATCACTGGTAGACTACTCATTTTTCCCATCAGACAAGTCGGAGTTTGGTAGTTGCAGTCGGATATGGAATGAAACAAATCCAGACGACTTCTCTGTCTCCATTTCAACACTATTCCCAGCCAACAACTCTAACAGTGACGCTAATTCAGATTCAAATGAAACACCTCCAAGATTATGTCATTATTCCAATTCCATAGTATCATTCTTCTCACCTGCCAGGTCTCAAACAGACAGTAGTTCCGAAAATTATGAGATAATAATTCCAAATCCTTCCATTACAACACCCTCCTCATTTTCTCACTTCTTTCCACTACCTAATGGACAAACAAGTCTTTCCATTCCGTTAATCTTCCCACCCACCATGACTGAGACTGAAACAGAAGAAAGTTGTTCAGAATCTAACAAAACACCTCGTGCAGAAGCACAATTCTCTTGTTCCATAGTGTCACTCTTCCCACCAGCCAGGTCTCAAACAGACAGTAGTAGTtgtgaaaattatgaaataattcCCACTCATCATTCCATATCAGCAAGCCCTAGAAGAACTATCCGAACAGCTATCTTCAAACACTTGACTGAGTTTCTTAAGCCAAAAGGCAATAATAGTCTAAAATTctctcatcccaaaaaaaattccatactGTCAGCGTTTTCCGCAGCCATAGACTTGATCGATATTATTCATAGCAAACAATTTCCTTTGCAAATGCTACTTAAAGCCACTAACAACTTCTCAAAAGATAACAAGATTGAAACACGTAGCTCTGGTTCCGCCTACCGTGCCATTTTAAGTGATGGCCGAGAAGTGGCCGTTAAGCGCAAGGACAATGACCATGCTTTCCAATGTGAATTGAAAACTTTGTCCCGCCTCAATCACAGTAATCTTATTCGCTTGTTGGGATATTGTAAGGATAGAAACGTACGCATATTGGTCTACAAGTACATGAAAAATGGGACCCTTTATGATCATCTTCATGAGCTAAAAAGTACTCCTCTAATGTCATGGGCAACTCGGATTAAGGTGGCACTAGACGCAGCTAGAGGCATTGAGTACCTACACGTGTATGCAGTACCACCAATCATACACCGCAATATCAAGTCGTCTAACATATTACTAGATGACACATGGACTGCCAAGGTGTCTGATTTCAGCCTATCTGAGGAGGCTCCGGAGGATGAAAAGTCACACCATTGGTCTGATGACAATTATCCGGTGGTGGGCACCATTGGTTACATGGACCCCGAGTACTTTGTTCTTCAAAAGTTGTCGACCAAAATTGATGTGTACAGCTTTGGAGTAGTATTGCTAGAAATGTTGTCTGGGTACAAGGCAGTTCATTACCTTGAAAATGGTGAGCGTCGGACTTTAGTTGATTTTGTAGTGCCATACATTGTCCGGCATGAAATTCACAAGGTTTTGGACCCAAAAGTAGCACCACCTACCCCATTTGAAATGGAGGCACTAGCATATGTTGGGTTCCTAGCATTGGTTTGTGTAAGTCTAAGAGGTCAAGATCGCCCCTCAATGACTGAGATTGTAAATAGCCTAAAAAGTGCTTTGGATACCTGTAGATCTGAATGGTGA